The Halococcus salifodinae DSM 8989 genome contains the following window.
TCGTGATCGCGACCGCGAAGCCGAGCCAGAACCCGATCGGGGTGGCGGTGGTGTAGATCGAAATCTCGTACCCCTCGGCCGGCGCGCCGTAGGCGTACAGCACGGCACCGGCGAGCGCGAGATAGCCGACGACGAGGGCGATCTTCTGCCCCCGGTAGGCCGGCGTGTCGGATGTGGTAAGCGTGCTCATCTGTAGGAGGGCCGCTCGATGCGGGCAGTTGGTGCTTTCTCTACCGTCCGCACTCCCTTTATTCCCATCGACTTCAGCCCGCGCGGGGTCGATCGGCTGATTGCATCGGTTCAACGGTCGAATGTGGCGCGTGGCTGGGTCGTGACGAACGGGCGGGCTGTGGCGAGCGGGCGGATGTGGCAAACCGGCGGATCGTGACGACTAAACCGGGTTGGCGGGTAGCATACCCATCATGGACCGGCCGAACATCGTCTGGATCACGCTCGAGAGCACGCGAATGGATCACACCTCGCTCGACGGCTACTCGCGCGACACCACCCCGAACCTCGCGCGAATCGCCGGGATGGGCGACGGTCGTGCGTTCGAGGACTGCCACACCCACGGCGTCTGGACGCTCACATCGAGTGCGTCGATTCTCACTGGCACCGTCCCCACTCACCACGGCGCGGGGATGGAAAACGACGTGATCCCCGAGGAGCTCGACACGATCCCCGAACGCCTCACCGAGCAGGGGTATCACACCTCGTGTCTCTCGCCGAACTCCCACCTGAGCTCGGCGACCGACCTCGACCGCGGGTTCGAGGAGTTCACGTGGCTGAGCGCGGACACGCTGTTAGAGGCTGCCGGCCCTCGTATCCTCGCGAAGTACCTGCTCAACTGCCGGCGACACGGTCCCGGCTTCACGACCGACACGCGGCGTCACGGCACGGGCTTTCTGATGAACGAGATCGCGAAGCGCCGGCTCGACGACTACGCCGGGAACGACGAGCCGTTCTTCCTCTACGCGCACTACGGCGACCCTCATCATCCCTACCACCCACCACAGCGCTATCTCGACCGGTACGCCGAGGATTTCGAGATGGACACCGACCGAGCGCGAAAGCTCGGGCTCTACCACCACGACAACCTCCACCAGCTCATCGCGGACGGCACTCCGTTCTCGCCGGACGAGTGGGACGCGCTCCACGCGCTCTACGACGCCGAGATCGCCCACACCGACGATCTCGTCGGCGATCTGTTCGACTACGCGAACCGCCTCGATCTCGACGATACGGTGTTCGTGATCACCGCCGATCACGGCGAGCTGTTCGGTGAGCACGGGATGCTCGCCCATCTCGTCGTCACCGACGACGCCGTTTCGCACGTGCCATTGGTGGTTCACGGGGCCGACGCGATCGCCGACCACGACGGCGAGACCGTCCAGCACGCGGACGTCATGCGGACGCTACTCGAAAGCGCTGGCGCGCGAACCGAGGGCCTTCATGGGGTCGATCTCGGCGAGGAAACCCGCGAGCACAGCCTGACCCAGCGCGGCGCGAAGCGCGCTTGCAAGAACCTCGATCGGTTCGCGGAGCTGAACCCCGACTTCGATCCGTCGCCGTACCACACCGCGACGCTCAGCGCGCTCCGCACGGGCGAGTTCAAATACCAGCGCAGCGACGACCGCGGCGAGCTGTTCGCCCTCCCCGACGAGACCACCGACGTTGCGGACGACCATCCCGACATCGAGGAGCGCCTCGACGAGACGCTCGACGAGGTGCTCGACACCGACGGCCAGCCGGCCTCCACCGAGAGCCGTGAGGGAGAGTTCAGCGACGCGATGAAACAGCAACTCTCGGATCTCGGCTACCTCGTCGACTGATCGAACGGGGCGGACCGACTCGTTGACCGGCCGCCGAACCCGCGACGCCACGCAGAATGCGGATATAATTGCTACTATCTCTGACGTCGGAGGGCAACGGTTAAGATGGCTGTGTGACGACGTTCGAGACGTGATGAGTCGGACAGTCGACGCGGACCCGAATCCGACCGTGCGCAGGATGTACGACGAACTCGGGGAGCTGTTGGAGCGGGGCGACGAAGCGTTCGTCGAGGAGGGCCCCGATATAGTGAAAAACGCGATCGCCGAGCCGGGGTTTTTCGACGGCGTCTCGACCGCACACGCAGACCAAGGTGGCTACACCCGCGAGAAAGTCATCGGCGATCCCGACGGCCACGTCGTTCGATATATGGAGTGGCCACCGGAGTACGCACTGATGCCGCACGAACACCACGGACGCCCGTGTTTCGAGGTGCTCGTCGAGGGACAGCTCGTGCTCTCGGATCTCTCGGCGACGACCGTCGGCGAGAACGAGTACACGTTCGACGTGATCGAAACCACGACCGCCGATCCCGGCGAGGCTGCCGTAGTCGATCCGCGCGAAAACGAGATCCACGCCGTCTACAGCCCCGTTCGCAGCCGATCACTCCACGTCTATCCCGACGACAACTGGGAGGCGTACGGCTACGTCCCCAAAGACGATTCCACCAGCGACGCGGTCGACGTCTACGAGCGCGAATCGTTCCAGCTCCGCGAATAAGAGGTATTTCGACCGCTCGATCCGTTCTCCCTACGGCCGGTTGGTCCTCTATGGCCGGTCGGTCTCGCTTCGGCGGCGCACTATCGCGGCCATCGCATAGCACATCCACGCCTGACTCCACCGCATGTACGGCGTCGTGTCGTCGAGGAAGCGTCCCTGTTGGCGGTAAAAGTACCCTTCTTCGTCGAAGAGATGCTCAACTGTCCAGCCGAGCACCTTCTCGGCCATCGCGAGGTTCGTCTCGCGGCCGTCACGGACAAAGGTCAGGATCGACTGGGCGGCGGCGTGGGCGTCGCGCGGATAGGACTGATCGTGTTCGAACTTCGGCGCGCCGTCGGGCTCGAACAGGTGCTCGCGGTAGAACCCGAGCCCGCGCTCGTAGGCGGCTTCGGTGCCCGAGACCTCGCCACCCGCATCGAGGTACTCCCGGAGCGATTCGAGCACGAACCCGGTGTGGAAGTTGTCGTGGCTGATCGGCGAGCCGTCGGCCGGCATCGAGTAGTGCCACGCGCCGCTTTCCTCCTGGGCCGAGAGCACGAACGCGATGAGTTCGTCGGCCCGTGCCATCAGATCGGTGTCGTCCGTTTCGGCCGCAACCAGCGCGAACAGCCGCGCGGCGAGCGCGTTGACGTTGATGACCACGAACTCGTCGTCGGTGGTGTAGGTGTACGCCTCGTGGCCGTCGATCGTCCGGGTGTTGATCTCGGTCCGGATGAACTCACAGGCCTCCTCGGCGACCGCGAGCGAGTGCTCGTCGCCAGTGAGACGGTGATGGCGCACGAACGCTTGGGCGGCGAAAACCGTGACGACCACCGACGGGTGATAGGCGGGCAGGAAGAACTTCCGCGCGTTCTGCCAGTCGAAGTTGTACCCCCAGCACGCGGTCTCGTACACGGGGGATCGATACTCGTCGAGCCAGTCGAGCAGCCGCTCGGCTCGGTCGAGATGATCGTCCTTTCCGGTCGCCTCGTGGAGTTCGAGATGGGCGAGCGCGAACAGCGCGATCCCCTTCGGGTTGCGCTCCTCGGGGATCGATAGGTGTCGGTGGAGCGTCGCCGGGAACGAGTTCACTCCGTGCATCCACACGAGCCGCGTGAACCAGTGATTCTCGAACGGTCCCGCGTAGGGGCTGTTCAACCCGTCATACGGATCCCAGCCGGCGTACTCGCGTTCGCGCGCCCAGTCGAGCGCGGTCGTACAGACGTCGTACGGCTCTGGAAGACTCGATTCGTCGCCGGTCATTGTCGAACGCTCCGGATCAGTTCGTTCGTCAGTTCGACCACTTCGTCTCTCACTGTGCGTGCGCGCTCGCGATCCGGTTCGACGTCGCTCGGATCGAGCCCTGCGATGTGCTCGATGATGGTCTCGGCGTCCCGTGAGTGGAAGATCCGGCCGTCGGCCACGAGTTCCTGATCGACCGAGAGCAGCGTGTTCGGGAAAAAGGAGACGGCGGGTTTCTCCATACATGCCGCCTCACGGGACATCGTTCCCGAACCGGTGAGCACACAGCGTGCGTGCCACGCGAGCTGGAGCCCGTTCACCGCGCCGTCCGGCACGTACACCGCGTCATCCGCGTACTCGCGGGCGTAGCTCTCGTCACCGCGCCCACGTGGGAGGTAGACGACGCCGATGTCGCGTTCGCTCGCCTCGGCAAGGAGGTCGGGGACGATCGAGTCGGCGTCGACGTACGCTGCCGTCAGCGCCTCCGGTCGAACCACGATGTACTCGCCGCTCGAAAACGGCAACCCGTCGAGGAAGGTGGGATCGGGATCGAACCCGGCGACGTAGACGTCCTCTTTGTAGCCATCGTAGGTGTGGATCGAGTCGGGATCAGCCCCCCATCGGGTCAGCTCCTCGGCCGCGAACGCGCGCGGCACCACGTTGTGTGTCGCGGCGGCCTCGAAGCGGTTGTAGAGCTCCTCGATCCACAGCCCGTCGACGTGGGCGGTGATGTCGTTGTCGGTGAAGTGGATCGAAGGGGTGCCCCGCGCTCGCGAGGCGAGCACGCACATCGCGTTGCGCGCCGACAGCGAGACGTCACACTCGGGCGCGCTCACCGCGAGCTGCATCGTACGGAGGGGGATGCCGAACTTCCGAACGAACGCGTTGTCGAAGTCCCGACCCACGACGCGGTGCTCGAAGCCGACCTCGCGGGCTAGCGAGACGGTTTCGGTCTTCTCTCGGACGGTGGTCGTCACCGAGACGTTCTCCAGTCCGCCAACGAGTCCATCGAAGAGGAACGGGTGAGACGGACTGACGAGGTCGATCCACACCCGCGCCGGAGTCGGTCGTACGGTGGTTTCGGCGCTCGCGTGGCGACTCTCTCCGCTCATAGTTCGACGACGGTGACGCCGGCCGCTTCCCACGCGGCGACGTCGAGGATTCCTTTCGCGTCGATCACGGTGTCGCCGTCGAGCTGTGCTGCGACCTCGATCGGATCGAGTGCGGCGTACTCGTCGTGGTCGGTGGCGATCACGGCCGCATCGGCCCCCGACAGCGCATCCGGTAACGACTCCAGTGCGAGATGGCTGTCGGTGACGTGCGGGTCGTGGAGCCGGACGTCGATACCAGCCTCGGCGTCCGTCGCACCCGTTCCCTCCGCACCCGGTGCCTGCGTCGCTCGCGCGCGTCGCTGGAGGGTCTCCGCCAGTCGAAGGCCGGGGCTCTCGCGGGCGTCGGCGACGTTGCCTTTGTACGCCACACCCAAAATCGCCACGCTCGCGTCCGCGATCGAGCCGAGTTCGCCTTCGAGCAGGTCCGTGACGTACGCCGCCATCCCGTCGTTGATCGCCCGGGCGCGCTCGATCAGATCGAGCCGATCCGAGCCCTGCCCGAGAAAGAGCGGGTCGATCGGGATGCAGTGGCCCCCGACGCCCGGCCCCGGCTGGTGGATGTTCACCCGCGGGTGGTGGTTCGCCAGTGCGATCGCCTCGCGTGAATCGAGGTCGTAATCGGCGGCGATGGTCGCCACCTCGTTCGCCAGCGCGATGTTCACGTCCCGATAGGTGTTCTGGAGGAGCTTGACGAACTCCGCGAGCGTGGGATCGTTCATCGTCCGGAGCTCGCCCTCGACGAACGACCCGTACAGCGTCACTGCCGCCTCGACCGACGCTGCGTCGACGCCGCCGATCGCGCGGTCGTTGTCGTGGAGCTCCGCGATCACGTTGCCCGGAAGCACCGTCTCGGGCGAGTACGCCAGCGAGAACTCTCCAACGTCGAGCCCGGAGCGTTCGAGTACGGGGCCGAGCACTTCGACGGTCGTTCCCGGCGGGACGGTGGATTCGAGGATCACGGTGTCGCCCGGCCGGAGTTCGGCCGCGACCGCCTCGCCCGCCGCCTCGACGTACGAGAGCTCCGCGCGCTCGTCCTCCAGCGGCGTCGGCACGCAGATCAGGTGGTAGTCCGCTGGCACGACCTCGCGAGTCACCGATAGCGACCCGTCGAGCGCGCTCGCGATGACGTCATCGAGGCCTGGCTCGTCGACGTCGAGCTCGCCGGCTTCGAGCGCGTCGAGCAGCTCGACGTCGACATCGTAGCCGAACACGTCGTGACCGGCTTCGGCGAGCACCGCCGCCGTCGGCAGGCCGATGTAGCCGAGACCGTGAACACAGACCGAACTCATCCTGTCACCCCCTCGACCGAGGCGGCCGGACCGAGGCCGACGGCATCGAGAATGCGCTCGGCACTCCGACCGTCGCCGAACGGGTTCTCCCAGTCGGTGGAGGTGTCGAGTGCCTCGCGCGCGCCGGCGACGATCTCGGCGGGCTCGACGCCAACGATCCGGTTCGCGTCGACCGCGACCGTCTCGGGGCGTTCGGTGTTGTCCCGAAGGGTGACACACGGCGTCCCGAGGATGCACGCCTCTTCTTGGACGCCGCCGGAGTCAGTGAAGACGAGCTGGGCTGTGCTTTCGAGTCGGAGGAAATCGAGGAAGTCCTGGGCTTCCGTGAGCCGGATCTCGTCGGGTACGTCGATGTCGAACGCGTCGATGCGATCGCGTGCTCGTGGATGGACCGGGTAGATCACGTCGAGTTCCGAGCGGGCGGCGAACTCCGCGACCCCGCGGAGCAGACTCGAGAACCGTTCGGCATCGTCGACGTTCTCCGCACGGTGGGCGGTCAGCAGACAGAACTCGCCGGCTGTGAGATCGTGAGCGTCGAGTACCTGACTCTTCTCGGCGGCGAGATCGCGGTAGCGCGTGACCGCGTCCACGATGGTGTTGCCGGTGACGGTGATGCGCTCGACCGGGATGCCCTCCTCGCGGAGGTACTGGGCCGCCTGCTCGGTGGGCGCGAAGAGATGGTCGGCGGCGTGATCGGCGAACACGCGATTGATCTCCTCGGGCATGCTGCGGTCGAAACTCCGGAGGCCGGCCTCGACGTGACCCACCTCACAATCGAGCTTGCTCGCCGCGACCGAGCCCGCGAGCACCGAGTTGGTATCGCCCTGGACCAGCACGACGTCGGGCGATTCGTCGAGCAGGACCTCCTCGATCGCGCCGATCATCGCGCCGGTCTGGGCGCTGTGGCTGTCCGACCCGATCCCGAGGTTGTGATCCGGCGTGGGGAGTTCGAGCTGGTCGAAAAAGACCGTGTCCAGCTCGTCGGAGTAGTGCTGGCCGGTGTGGATCACGCTGTAGCCGACGTCGCTTCGCTCGCACGCGTCGATCACGGGCGCGAGCTTGATGATCTCGGGCCGCGTCCCGAGCACGATCGTGACGGCCGTTTCACCCGCGTTCATCGGTCACCGCCCGGTCTCCCGTGTGGTCCGCGCCGGAACCCGACCACCCCCACGGCGGACGATCCGGGACGGCCAACAGCTTCAGTCGGCCACGTCGTAGATGAAGAGAGACAAGAGGGGCTGATCATGGTGATCTACTCACCGAGCACCGCCCCATCGTGCTTTGTTATGTACCGTTTACCTGGCATCGGCGGCATCATACACACCGTTCACGCAGCATGCTTATCAAACCTATCGAAACCGATCGGTGGTTCCCCTACGTATCGAGCGCCCGACGACGATCGAGATACGTCGCCACCGCGTACGCCATCCACGCCTCACACCACCGCATCAGGGTGATCCGCTTGGTGTAGAACCGTTCCTGACGGAAATGAAACCGGCCGTTGCCCACATAGAGGTTCCCGACGGTCCAGTCGAGGATCCGCTCGGCGACGTCGAACGCGCCCGCGCGGCTGAAGACGATGATCCCCTGGGCGGCGGCGTGGATGTCGCGGGGATGGGCGTTCGACTCGTCCCAGTTCGGCGCGCCGTCGGGGGCGAACAGCTCGTCGCGATAGAAGGCGAGCCCGTCGTCGAGGCTGTCGGCGTACCGGTCCGCGCCGGTGAGCTCTCGATGGCGGAGCAGCGATTCGATGACGAACCCGTTGTGGTGGTTGTCCATCGAGAGGTGTGACGCCGACGGCGGATCGCGATACATCCACCCGCCCTCCGGGCGCTGGCGCGAGACCACGTAATCCAGCAGTTTCTCGCCGCGCTCGCGGTGGATGGGGTCGTCGAACCGATCGGCGAGTTCGAGCAGCGTCACGCCGCCGAGCGCGACCGCGTTGAGCGTGTAGTGATCCGACGACCACGTCGGGACGTACTTCATCCGCGCGCCATCGGGGATCTCCTCGTACTCCAGATCCTCGTCGATGAACTCCGCGACCGATTCCACAACTGCGGGATACGCCGCGGCCGAGTCGGTGTCGAGACCTGCATCGCTCGCGGCGAGCAGCGCCCGGACCGCGTACGACGTCGAGACCATGTCGGGATACTCCGGCAGCCCCTTGATGTCGAGATGCTGGATCTCGTGGCGGTGTGCGCCACAGAACCCCGCGTACCCCGGCGTGCGGTGCTCGACCAACCACTCACAGCACTCGCGCGCCTCCGCCGCGTAGTCGACGCCGGCTGTCCGGCGGCTGCTCTCGGATTTGACTCCCTCGCCGAGACCGAGTCGGTCAGCGGTGAGGTTCGCCATCGCGAACAGCGCGGTGCCCTTGTAGTTCCGGCGCTGCTCGACCAGAAACAGCGGCCGGACGTTGACCGGCGCGCGCTTGATCGTCTCCTGAACCGCGATGTTGAGCCACTT
Protein-coding sequences here:
- a CDS encoding sulfatase-like hydrolase/transferase, with translation MDRPNIVWITLESTRMDHTSLDGYSRDTTPNLARIAGMGDGRAFEDCHTHGVWTLTSSASILTGTVPTHHGAGMENDVIPEELDTIPERLTEQGYHTSCLSPNSHLSSATDLDRGFEEFTWLSADTLLEAAGPRILAKYLLNCRRHGPGFTTDTRRHGTGFLMNEIAKRRLDDYAGNDEPFFLYAHYGDPHHPYHPPQRYLDRYAEDFEMDTDRARKLGLYHHDNLHQLIADGTPFSPDEWDALHALYDAEIAHTDDLVGDLFDYANRLDLDDTVFVITADHGELFGEHGMLAHLVVTDDAVSHVPLVVHGADAIADHDGETVQHADVMRTLLESAGARTEGLHGVDLGEETREHSLTQRGAKRACKNLDRFAELNPDFDPSPYHTATLSALRTGEFKYQRSDDRGELFALPDETTDVADDHPDIEERLDETLDEVLDTDGQPASTESREGEFSDAMKQQLSDLGYLVD
- a CDS encoding DUF354 domain-containing protein — its product is MSGESRHASAETTVRPTPARVWIDLVSPSHPFLFDGLVGGLENVSVTTTVREKTETVSLAREVGFEHRVVGRDFDNAFVRKFGIPLRTMQLAVSAPECDVSLSARNAMCVLASRARGTPSIHFTDNDITAHVDGLWIEELYNRFEAAATHNVVPRAFAAEELTRWGADPDSIHTYDGYKEDVYVAGFDPDPTFLDGLPFSSGEYIVVRPEALTAAYVDADSIVPDLLAEASERDIGVVYLPRGRGDESYAREYADDAVYVPDGAVNGLQLAWHARCVLTGSGTMSREAACMEKPAVSFFPNTLLSVDQELVADGRIFHSRDAETIIEHIAGLDPSDVEPDRERARTVRDEVVELTNELIRSVRQ
- a CDS encoding nucleotide sugar dehydrogenase — encoded protein: MSSVCVHGLGYIGLPTAAVLAEAGHDVFGYDVDVELLDALEAGELDVDEPGLDDVIASALDGSLSVTREVVPADYHLICVPTPLEDERAELSYVEAAGEAVAAELRPGDTVILESTVPPGTTVEVLGPVLERSGLDVGEFSLAYSPETVLPGNVIAELHDNDRAIGGVDAASVEAAVTLYGSFVEGELRTMNDPTLAEFVKLLQNTYRDVNIALANEVATIAADYDLDSREAIALANHHPRVNIHQPGPGVGGHCIPIDPLFLGQGSDRLDLIERARAINDGMAAYVTDLLEGELGSIADASVAILGVAYKGNVADARESPGLRLAETLQRRARATQAPGAEGTGATDAEAGIDVRLHDPHVTDSHLALESLPDALSGADAAVIATDHDEYAALDPIEVAAQLDGDTVIDAKGILDVAAWEAAGVTVVEL
- the wecB gene encoding non-hydrolyzing UDP-N-acetylglucosamine 2-epimerase; the encoded protein is MNAGETAVTIVLGTRPEIIKLAPVIDACERSDVGYSVIHTGQHYSDELDTVFFDQLELPTPDHNLGIGSDSHSAQTGAMIGAIEEVLLDESPDVVLVQGDTNSVLAGSVAASKLDCEVGHVEAGLRSFDRSMPEEINRVFADHAADHLFAPTEQAAQYLREEGIPVERITVTGNTIVDAVTRYRDLAAEKSQVLDAHDLTAGEFCLLTAHRAENVDDAERFSSLLRGVAEFAARSELDVIYPVHPRARDRIDAFDIDVPDEIRLTEAQDFLDFLRLESTAQLVFTDSGGVQEEACILGTPCVTLRDNTERPETVAVDANRIVGVEPAEIVAGAREALDTSTDWENPFGDGRSAERILDAVGLGPAASVEGVTG